The genomic DNA CAACAAACGAACCGACATGATTTCAGTCGGTTAGTGTTGTGTgaataatattaaacaatgaGGCAAAGAGGGTAACATGTAAAACTTACCAGTAAACTATCAAAACCAGTAACACAAGTTGAATATGCCTTTTGAGCTTGAACTTCCTCAAATATCTAAATAGCCTATAGAAAAGACTGTATTCGTTAGGAAACAAAATAATATGCTCCTATGTAGCTATCCTATATAAAATCACTTAAGGCCtgtttgtaataatatatcacttgGTTTTATTGACATTTATTCACAAAATCCGTATAGCTAAATTCACATAGATAATCTATTCAGCTAGACTTCAGATGAAACGCGTTCTGACACTCATGCCATTTGCGCATGCGTCTTTCATCACCTTGTTCAGTTAATCTCTCTCGAATCACCCATGTACATTCAGGCAATGCGTTACTTAGTCGCTAATGTAGGCTAGATAACTTGTGAATTTGAATGaccatttgattaattaatttatcattgTAGGCCTAGAGCTGAACATTGTTATTTCTAAAACGTTTGGAGGCCCAGTTGGAGCATTTAATGTGTCGTTGTTATAAGTGAGAAAACGCTTTatttaggatatatatatatatacatatatatatatatatatatatatatatatatatatatatatatatatatatatatatatatatatatattataaggcacgtcttagtttaaaaaaaaaactaagtaacCACGCATAATACAATTTTGTCAGAGCATGAGTTATCTAGCGCCAAGTATAGGCTAtcgtttttttatgttatttttaggtTATACTACAAACGAAGGACAGCTCGTGTgctttacactgaaaaaaaaatagccatGAGTAGGCTATATCAAATACAAATAGACTATTGCTATTATTGTCATTGCTTTCTTTTTATATAACAATGTTTTATAGCTTTGCATATCTTTcgagaaattatttttatttgtatatatatatatatatatatatatatatatatatatatatatatatatatagctatatatatatatagattattaaTTTGATAACTAATAACTATTCATAAAAATAAGTCTGTTAGTCAAACACCTAGGCTAAACCAAACTAAATGAAGTCAAGTTTAACTTTGGATACTAGgctgtatataaaataatgagGTAAACTACCAACCGCAAAtaactcattaataaaaaaagttacttttctAGAACACAATAATCAAATAGGcctaataaaatgataaatgcacATTCTGTGCACTTCTGGCTGAAAGACGTGCTATGTCTATTGTTGTAGTCCTCGATTTATCCTACGTTGTTGctaaaaatagcattttttctCTATAACGTTTTTCTAccctttattttacaaattaaacataGATTACGCGCGACAATTAGTCTACAGAGCGAAGATAGCCTACATatgttttactcattttcataTTGCGCTTCTATTAGCCTATATTCTGTTCAATCCCCATCTGCTGGTTTTATTGATAATCTACCAGTGGATGTCGTTGTTCTCTCGAGTGTCACTGCTGGAGATGAATGAGTTCAAAGCCCTGCGTAAAGACGCGTCCGGCTTTTTCTCCATAGAGCAGATACAGATAGagcgagagaagagagagagaaagtggggGACAACGTGAGTGTCTCCTATCTCACAAGAGCTCAAACGGGATCTTCTCATATCCTCTACATGCGCAGAGATTCAAGAACCAGACAAGTGAAAGCGCGTGTCCAATACTCACGGAAAAAGAGAGCAAGCACGAACTGAGATTGTTTTGTGACTTTTCTGCTTTTGCTGAACTGTTTGACGTAGGTACAGTAACCTGTGTGGAGATTTCTCCAATGCGATTTTCTTTAATTGCGAAAGCGTAAATATTGTCGGATCTTCCGTTGTGGGTTAGATCCAAGAGTTCGCCTATATGCTGGAGTCAGATTTAGATTCGCATTAGTTTGTTATTTGGCACTGGTTTGATCGCGGTGTCATATCGGCTGTGGATTGATCACCTTCAGACTGTCAGCTGATTTTCCATCTGCAAACAGTGAAAGCATCTTTTCATTAGGACACGGCTGTGTTTCATCCCACAGGAGAGAGGAAGGCGCGTGATGATGTTGAGGGTCTCGGATGCTTTGGTCACTCTGGTGACTCTCTGTTGTGTGGTCGAAGGGACTGTCGGCGGATACGGCATGAGCATGTTCGCCGCTCAGACCTCCCCACCGGATCCTTGCTACGACGAGAACGGTCACCCCAGAAGATGCATCCCCGATTTCGTCAACGCGGCGTTCGGGAAGGAAGTGCGCGCGTCCAGCACCTGCGGCAAAACACCGAGTCGATACTGTGTGGTGACTGAGAAAGGGGATGAAAGGCACAGAAACTGCCACACGTGCGACGCTTCGGATCCAAAGAAATATCACCCACCTGCTTACCTAACCGACCTGAACAATCCTCACAACCTCACCTGCTGGCAGTCGGACAATTACATCCAGTATCCTCAAAACGTCACTTTAACATTGTCCCTGGGCAAGAAATTCGAGGTGACCTACGTGAGTTTGCAGTTCTGCTCACCGCGACCAGAGTCCATGGCTATCTTTAAATCGATGGACTACGGGAAGTCCTGGGTGCCTTTCCAGTACTACTCGACCCAGTGTAGAAAGATGTTCAACAAGCCCAGCAAAGCCACGATCACTAAGCAAAACGAGCAGGAGGCCATCTGCACAGATTCACACACCGACATGCACCCTCTCTCCGGCGGGTTGATCGCGTTCAGCACCCTGGACGGGCGACCCTCCGCGCACGACTTTGACAATTCACCCGTACTTCAGGACTGGGTGACCGCCACAGACATTAAGGTGACTTTCAGCCGACTGCACACTTTCGGAGACGAAAATGAGGATGACTCGGAGCTGGCCAGAGATTCCTATTTTTACGCCGTGTCAGACCTGCAAGTCGGAGGCAGATGTAAGTGTAATGGTCACGCGTCACGGTGCGTCAAAGACCGGGATGGAAACCTGGTGTGCGAGTGCAAGCACAATACAGCCGGACCAGAGTGTGACAGATGCAAACCTTTTCACTATGACCGACCCTGGCAGCGCGCAACCGTCAGAGAAGCCAACGAATGTGTCGGTAGGTCCAACTTTTTATTTCTGCATCATTATTGGAAATAATGGTTTGGAGGTAAGACGAGAAATAATCACCAAAGACATATCGTTGATCTTTCGCCGCACGTACAATTTGTTTGAGATGAGTTAGAAACCAGCCATGACTGCCAAGTAAAAAGTGCgggtgttttctttttaaatgcaagCGTTTCGCTTCTAGTGAATGGAACTTTCAGGACCATTACAGTACAACAATATAAGTGACAGATTTATGGAGAATTCACTAAATGATTTggagagataaaaaaaatataggcctatatattattttaaacttgaAATAATGGTTTGGAGGTAAGCAGCAAGTAGCTTAGTGCTGTCAAattttaacaaatataatttattacgaTTTATAACTATACGCAACTATACGATTTTTA from Carassius carassius chromosome 17, fCarCar2.1, whole genome shotgun sequence includes the following:
- the ntn1a gene encoding netrin-1a isoform X2, translating into MMLRVSDALVTLVTLCCVVEGTVGGYGMSMFAAQTSPPDPCYDENGHPRRCIPDFVNAAFGKEVRASSTCGKTPSRYCVVTEKGDERHRNCHTCDASDPKKYHPPAYLTDLNNPHNLTCWQSDNYIQYPQNVTLTLSLGKKFEVTYVSLQFCSPRPESMAIFKSMDYGKSWVPFQYYSTQCRKMFNKPSKATITKQNEQEAICTDSHTDMHPLSGGLIAFSTLDGRPSAHDFDNSPVLQDWVTATDIKVTFSRLHTFGDENEDDSELARDSYFYAVSDLQVGGRCKCNGHASRCVKDRDGNLVCECKHNTAGPECDRCKPFHYDRPWQRATVREANECVACNCNLHARRCRFNMELYKLSGRKSGGVCLNCRHNTAGRHCHYCKEGYYRDMSKPISHRKACKEIPIAPPTTTASSTEEPSDCESYCKASKGKLKINMKKYCKKDYAVQVHILKADKAGEWWKFTVNIISVYKQGESRIRRGDQFLWVRAKDVACKCPKIKHGKKYLLLGNDEDSPGQSGVVADKGSLVIQWKDTWARRLRKFQQREKKGKCKKA
- the ntn1a gene encoding netrin-1a isoform X1, which encodes MMLRVSDALVTLVTLCCVVEGTVGGYGMSMFAAQTSPPDPCYDENGHPRRCIPDFVNAAFGKEVRASSTCGKTPSRYCVVTEKGDERHRNCHTCDASDPKKYHPPAYLTDLNNPHNLTCWQSDNYIQYPQNVTLTLSLGKKFEVTYVSLQFCSPRPESMAIFKSMDYGKSWVPFQYYSTQCRKMFNKPSKATITKQNEQEAICTDSHTDMHPLSGGLIAFSTLDGRPSAHDFDNSPVLQDWVTATDIKVTFSRLHTFGDENEDDSELARDSYFYAVSDLQVGGRCKCNGHASRCVKDRDGNLVCECKHNTAGPECDRCKPFHYDRPWQRATVREANECVACNCNLHARRCRFNMELYKLSGRKSGGVCLNCRHNTAGRHCHYCKEGYYRDMSKPISHRKACKACDCHPVGAAGKTCNQTTGQCPCKDGVTGITCNRCAKGYQQSRSPIAPCIKIPIAPPTTTASSTEEPSDCESYCKASKGKLKINMKKYCKKDYAVQVHILKADKAGEWWKFTVNIISVYKQGESRIRRGDQFLWVRAKDVACKCPKIKHGKKYLLLGNDEDSPGQSGVVADKGSLVIQWKDTWARRLRKFQQREKKGKCKKA